A portion of the Streptomyces sp. YPW6 genome contains these proteins:
- a CDS encoding acyl carrier protein, whose protein sequence is MAATQEEIVKGLAEIVNEIAGIPEEDVQLDKSFTDDLDVDSLSMVEVVVAAEERFDVKIPDEDVKNLKTVGDAADYILKHQG, encoded by the coding sequence ATGGCCGCCACGCAGGAAGAGATCGTCAAGGGTCTCGCCGAGATCGTCAACGAGATCGCCGGTATCCCGGAGGAGGACGTCCAGCTGGACAAGTCCTTCACCGACGACCTGGACGTCGACTCGCTGTCCATGGTCGAGGTCGTCGTCGCCGCCGAGGAGCGCTTCGACGTGAAGATCCCCGACGAGGACGTCAAGAACCTCAAGACGGTCGGCGACGCTGCCGACTACATCCTGAAGCACCAGGGCTGA
- a CDS encoding CdaR family transcriptional regulator, whose translation MPRPDPEQPAAHDAHLHAATLKRLEQSSGRLAANAIARMDESLPWYRAMPPENRSWIGLVAQAGIAAFTEWFRHPETPQAISTDVFGTAPRELTRAITLRQTVEMVRTTIEVMEAAIDEVAAPGDESVLREALLVYAREIAFATAQVYAQAAEARGAWDARLESLVVNAVLSGEADEGAVSRAAALGWNSPEHVCVVLGTAPDGDSELTVEAIRRAARHAKLQVLTGVLGNRLVVIAGGSDNPLQVAKGLIGPYAAGPVVAGPVVPDLLAATRSAQAAAAGLKACSAWQDAPRPVLADDLLPERAMAGDPAAREQLVEEIYRPLEEAGSALLETLSVYLEQASSLEGAARMLFVHPNTVRYRLRRVTDVTGWSPSDVRSAFTLRIALILGRLAAADPQS comes from the coding sequence GTGCCCCGACCCGATCCTGAGCAGCCCGCCGCCCACGACGCCCACCTGCATGCCGCGACCCTGAAACGGCTGGAGCAGTCCTCCGGCCGGCTGGCCGCGAACGCGATTGCCCGCATGGACGAATCGCTGCCGTGGTACCGGGCGATGCCGCCGGAGAACCGGTCCTGGATCGGCCTGGTCGCCCAGGCCGGCATCGCCGCGTTCACCGAGTGGTTCCGGCATCCCGAGACCCCGCAGGCGATCTCGACCGATGTGTTCGGCACCGCCCCGCGCGAACTGACCCGGGCCATCACCCTGCGGCAGACCGTGGAGATGGTGCGGACCACGATCGAGGTCATGGAGGCCGCGATCGACGAGGTGGCCGCCCCCGGCGACGAGTCGGTGCTGCGGGAGGCGCTGCTCGTCTACGCGCGCGAGATCGCCTTCGCCACCGCCCAGGTCTACGCCCAGGCCGCCGAGGCCCGGGGCGCCTGGGACGCCCGGCTGGAGTCGCTGGTGGTGAACGCGGTGCTCTCCGGCGAGGCCGACGAGGGTGCCGTCTCGCGGGCCGCCGCGCTCGGCTGGAACTCCCCCGAGCACGTCTGCGTCGTCCTCGGCACCGCGCCCGACGGCGACAGCGAACTGACCGTGGAGGCGATCCGGCGGGCCGCCCGGCACGCCAAGCTCCAGGTCCTCACCGGGGTCCTGGGCAACCGGCTCGTCGTCATCGCGGGCGGCAGCGACAATCCGCTCCAGGTCGCGAAGGGCCTGATCGGGCCGTACGCGGCCGGCCCGGTCGTCGCCGGGCCCGTCGTCCCCGACCTGCTGGCCGCGACCCGGTCCGCACAGGCGGCGGCGGCCGGGCTGAAGGCGTGCTCGGCATGGCAGGACGCGCCGCGCCCGGTGCTGGCGGACGATCTCCTCCCGGAACGCGCGATGGCCGGAGACCCGGCCGCGCGGGAGCAGTTGGTGGAGGAGATCTACAGACCGCTGGAGGAGGCCGGTTCGGCGCTCCTGGAAACACTGAGTGTCTATCTGGAGCAGGCGAGCAGTCTGGAAGGCGCCGCCCGGATGCTTTTTGTGCACCCCAACACCGTGCGCTACCGGCTGCGACGTGTGACCGACGTCACCGGATGGTCACCCTCCGACGTGCGCTCCGCGTTCACGCTGCGGATCGCCCTGATCCTGGGGCGCTTGGCCGCAGCCGATCCTCAGTCCTAG
- a CDS encoding ACP S-malonyltransferase: MLVLVAPGQGAQTPGFLTPWLDLPGAADRIAAWSDAIGLDLAHYGTKADADEIRDTAVAQPLLVAAGLLSATALDAASPDVVAGHSVGEITAAALAGVIEDEAALRFVRTRGLGMAEAAAVTETGMAALLGGDPAVSVPHLEKLGLTPANVNGGGQIVAAGTAAQLAALEADKPEGVRRVVALKVAGAFHTHHMAPAVEKLRAAVGDLTVSDPTVRYVSNADGHTVATGTEVIARLVGQVANPVRWDLCMETFQSLGVTALVELCPGGTLTGIAKRALPGVRTLALKTPDDLDAARALISEHAGV, encoded by the coding sequence GTGCTCGTACTCGTCGCTCCCGGCCAAGGCGCTCAGACGCCCGGCTTCCTGACTCCCTGGCTCGACCTCCCCGGTGCCGCCGACCGCATCGCGGCCTGGTCCGACGCCATCGGGCTCGACCTTGCCCACTACGGCACGAAGGCCGACGCGGACGAGATCCGCGACACGGCCGTGGCCCAGCCGCTCCTGGTGGCGGCCGGGCTGCTGTCCGCGACCGCCCTGGACGCCGCGTCCCCCGACGTCGTCGCGGGCCACAGCGTCGGTGAGATCACCGCCGCCGCGCTCGCCGGTGTCATCGAGGACGAGGCCGCCCTGCGCTTCGTCCGGACCCGCGGGCTCGGCATGGCCGAGGCCGCAGCGGTCACCGAGACCGGTATGGCGGCCCTCCTCGGCGGCGACCCCGCCGTCTCGGTCCCGCACCTGGAGAAGCTCGGGCTCACCCCGGCCAACGTCAACGGCGGCGGCCAGATCGTCGCCGCCGGCACCGCCGCCCAGCTCGCCGCCCTGGAGGCCGACAAGCCCGAGGGCGTGCGCCGGGTGGTCGCGCTGAAGGTGGCCGGCGCGTTCCACACGCACCACATGGCCCCGGCCGTGGAGAAGCTGCGCGCGGCGGTCGGCGACCTCACGGTCTCCGACCCGACCGTGCGCTACGTTTCCAACGCCGACGGCCACACCGTGGCCACCGGTACCGAGGTCATCGCCCGGCTGGTCGGGCAGGTCGCCAACCCGGTCCGCTGGGACCTGTGCATGGAGACCTTCCAGTCCCTGGGCGTCACCGCACTCGTCGAGCTGTGCCCCGGCGGCACCCTGACCGGGATCGCCAAGCGCGCGCTGCCCGGTGTCAGGACGCTGGCGCTCAAGACCCCCGACGACCTCGACGCGGCCCGCGCGCTCATCTCCGAGCACGCGGGCGTCTAA
- a CDS encoding pirin family protein, which yields MISVHRSDDRYRGGDEAAGIDTRHALSFGPFYDPDNLRFGPILACNEERLLPGAGFEEHPHSHTEIVTWVVEGELTHRDSAGHSTVVRAGDVAHLSAASGVRHVERNDGTDPLTFLQMWLAPLEPGGEPAYTVVPGIADSTPYALPGAGAMLHVRRLAESERTAVPDAVRLYVHVVRGRVALDGEDLGPGDAARITGAEGLEAVAAAGPAELLVWELAG from the coding sequence GTGATTTCCGTGCACCGGTCCGACGACCGCTACCGGGGCGGGGACGAGGCCGCCGGGATCGACACCCGGCACGCCCTGTCCTTCGGCCCCTTCTACGACCCGGACAACCTCCGCTTCGGACCGATCCTGGCCTGCAACGAGGAGCGCCTCCTGCCGGGCGCGGGCTTCGAGGAGCATCCGCACAGCCATACGGAGATCGTCACCTGGGTGGTCGAGGGCGAACTGACCCACCGCGACTCGGCCGGCCACTCCACCGTCGTCCGCGCCGGGGACGTGGCCCACCTGAGCGCCGCCTCCGGGGTCCGCCACGTCGAACGCAACGACGGCACGGACCCGTTGACCTTCCTCCAGATGTGGCTGGCCCCCCTGGAGCCGGGCGGTGAACCCGCGTACACGGTGGTGCCCGGCATCGCCGATTCCACCCCGTACGCCCTGCCCGGCGCGGGCGCGATGCTCCATGTCCGCCGCCTGGCCGAGAGCGAACGCACCGCGGTCCCGGACGCGGTGCGCCTGTACGTGCACGTGGTGCGGGGCCGGGTCGCCCTGGACGGCGAGGATCTCGGCCCCGGCGACGCCGCCCGGATCACCGGCGCGGAGGGCCTGGAGGCGGTCGCGGCCGCGGGCCCCGCGGAGCTGCTGGTGTGGGAGCTGGCGGGCTGA
- a CDS encoding ketoacyl-ACP synthase III: MSKIKPSKGAPYARILGVGGYRPTRVVPNEVILETIDSSDEWIRSRSGIVTRHWASEEETVAAMSIEASGKAIADAGIDPEQIGAVVVSTVSHFKQTPAVATEIAHRIGAGKPAAFDISAGCAGFGYGLTLAKGMVAEGSAEYVLVIGVERLSDLTDLEDRATAFLFGDGAGAVVVGPSQEPAIGPTVWGSEGDKSETIKQTVGWNEFRLGDVSQLPLDSQGEVKFPAITQEGQAVFRWAVFEMAKVAQQALDAAGIAPEDLDVFIPHQANMRIIDSMVKTLKLPEHVTVARDIESTGNTSAASIPLAMERLLATGQAKSGDTALVIGFGAGLVYAATVVTLP; this comes from the coding sequence ATGTCGAAGATCAAGCCCAGCAAGGGCGCCCCGTACGCACGGATCCTCGGGGTCGGCGGCTACCGCCCGACCCGGGTCGTGCCGAACGAGGTGATCCTCGAGACGATCGACTCGTCCGACGAGTGGATCCGCTCCCGCTCCGGCATCGTCACCCGCCACTGGGCCTCCGAGGAGGAGACCGTGGCCGCGATGTCGATCGAGGCCTCCGGCAAGGCCATCGCCGACGCGGGCATCGACCCCGAGCAGATCGGCGCGGTCGTCGTCTCGACCGTCTCGCACTTCAAGCAGACCCCGGCCGTCGCCACCGAGATCGCCCACCGGATCGGCGCGGGCAAGCCCGCCGCCTTCGACATCTCGGCCGGCTGCGCGGGCTTCGGCTACGGCCTCACCCTGGCCAAGGGCATGGTCGCCGAGGGCTCGGCGGAGTACGTCCTGGTGATCGGCGTGGAGCGGCTCAGCGACCTGACCGACCTGGAGGACCGCGCGACGGCCTTCCTGTTCGGCGACGGCGCGGGCGCGGTCGTCGTCGGCCCCTCCCAGGAGCCGGCCATCGGCCCGACCGTGTGGGGTTCCGAGGGCGACAAGTCCGAGACCATCAAGCAGACGGTCGGCTGGAACGAGTTCCGTCTCGGCGACGTCTCGCAGCTGCCGCTCGACTCCCAGGGCGAGGTCAAGTTCCCCGCCATCACGCAGGAGGGGCAGGCGGTCTTCCGCTGGGCCGTCTTCGAGATGGCGAAGGTCGCCCAGCAGGCGCTGGACGCGGCCGGGATCGCCCCGGAGGACCTGGACGTCTTCATCCCGCACCAGGCCAACATGCGGATCATCGACTCGATGGTGAAGACCCTGAAGCTGCCGGAGCACGTCACGGTCGCCCGTGACATCGAGTCAACCGGCAACACGTCCGCCGCCTCGATCCCGCTCGCGATGGAGCGGCTTCTGGCGACCGGTCAGGCGAAGAGCGGCGACACCGCGCTCGTCATCGGCTTCGGGGCGGGTCTCGTCTACGCCGCGACGGTCGTTACCCTCCCCTAG